Proteins encoded within one genomic window of Corynebacterium aurimucosum:
- a CDS encoding tubulin-like doman-containing protein, with amino-acid sequence MKKFLVVGCGGSGAKTLAFMMDQLKAELRSIDPDMTELPKAWQFVNIDVPLEEEAGPQKLPNVTQNGGHYVGIGARQNYNTFDEGVSSILGRAGKLGEIATWATRNPSTNDVKLADGAGQYRAIGRMLTLPNLKKIRQSLKEAVDEMFTQEAIQELNRLNYKQTKLDTDTGDSQPVVLVVSSMAGGAGASMFLDVCRVLTTIPNVNPQGTLIFMYTPEIFADNKADDMAGAWPNSLAMFGEVVAAQMGNAYEHDRAIFEAFDMGTPPEGQTFGRIFPIGSKMGTTSARFGDGSAMSIYRGLGRALAGLMASTKASDNLVSYALTNTPAGDGGRRFFGWDRPDGTPWGRLPWGSLGYAQVSMGRDRFAEYSSQRLARSAFERLFNGHLDPQNPDAGEMQIAKKLEERLPNAFSSMTLDPSWAQGGQIDSGSVWNWLNSVFGGQAQQAADSAAKHLQNFIPVGQGRNVNEWREEFEGNMADPRNEQAIASVLNNAAYDIVYRYANFFSDGVLATVESELAAVGVPYVREMLSKITDVLTNSDRLLPRLSEYSGFYQNTRVLAKPEGADPILSPLTGKGQMTDPTPTVNALMGLYFNQFYSYALMAIAHLLKDVLQDYADENLFHLKRELGDAHAVLEKAVSKRPETNKLADVRTDEVNSWPTELDEVVETRFKGAENEIMLTDVNTFISDYRDQMLRTIQGQQSTSDVTNYEQAYPFAVRAVIRGEWESLDAAQAPNDTLAPQKRTNDAYSNRAGWVSKYLSRHPQTGESRESQRAHYHAKIRPTDLLERSRQWINRRDYEFQKFNSVDLRRYLTLTPDINEVEHAERQRRFIEAFQLALSYARPLAAVNDDMVQRIHGKSVQYTYSFSDIPFAELGSAETGIASQLESVLSRPEIDGPSTVALRNSLNMSDHVQHIEIFGSYPNYSPIVFSSMFNYIAKDIEKQDNFDGSWWSERRTRPLPAALPLTKTERQAMVAGWIIGRITGRVYISNADAANAAAHIFDDTDGGVNGWVDFPDPLLISPRRMIKKSDWMPSVLESIFIAYAKVQETGHYGFASSLYPYQLLRGLFDDGLDFAHSGASTHPVVHRLAQFLASGEAPNRGVMGTSIQDRFESFVEELDKFARGADHFVPGHTNSLPGQGRKEKPFAEVRSREVASHTPYYRDLALDVIEVVPVIRNYLNQAKTVAENPVAQPAPQVRNSDSGFGQDIAPEFNLNDLDDTF; translated from the coding sequence ATGAAGAAGTTCCTCGTCGTCGGTTGCGGTGGCTCCGGCGCCAAGACGCTGGCGTTCATGATGGACCAGCTCAAAGCCGAGCTGCGAAGCATCGACCCGGACATGACCGAGTTGCCCAAGGCCTGGCAGTTCGTCAACATCGACGTGCCGCTCGAAGAGGAGGCGGGCCCGCAGAAGCTGCCGAATGTTACCCAAAACGGCGGCCACTACGTGGGCATTGGTGCCCGCCAGAACTACAACACTTTCGATGAGGGCGTGTCCAGCATCCTGGGCCGTGCCGGCAAGCTCGGTGAGATTGCAACGTGGGCTACCCGCAACCCCTCCACCAACGACGTGAAGCTGGCTGATGGTGCCGGCCAGTACCGTGCGATTGGTCGCATGCTGACGCTGCCGAATCTCAAGAAGATCCGCCAGTCGCTCAAGGAAGCGGTGGATGAGATGTTCACGCAGGAGGCAATCCAGGAGCTCAACCGCCTTAACTACAAGCAGACCAAGCTGGACACTGATACCGGTGATTCCCAGCCGGTTGTCCTCGTTGTCTCGTCCATGGCGGGTGGCGCGGGCGCCTCGATGTTCCTAGATGTGTGCCGTGTGCTCACCACTATTCCGAACGTGAACCCGCAGGGCACCCTCATCTTCATGTACACCCCGGAAATCTTCGCCGATAACAAGGCGGATGACATGGCCGGCGCGTGGCCGAACTCGCTGGCTATGTTCGGTGAGGTCGTCGCCGCGCAGATGGGCAACGCCTATGAGCATGACCGCGCTATCTTCGAGGCCTTCGACATGGGCACCCCGCCGGAGGGGCAGACCTTCGGCCGCATTTTCCCCATTGGCTCCAAGATGGGCACCACCAGCGCTCGCTTCGGCGATGGTTCCGCTATGTCCATCTACCGCGGCCTGGGCCGCGCGCTCGCAGGGCTGATGGCCTCCACCAAGGCCAGCGATAACCTCGTGTCCTACGCGCTGACTAACACCCCGGCCGGTGACGGCGGCCGCCGCTTCTTCGGCTGGGATCGCCCAGACGGCACGCCGTGGGGCCGCCTGCCCTGGGGTTCGCTGGGTTATGCCCAGGTTTCGATGGGCCGCGACCGCTTTGCCGAATACTCGTCCCAGCGTCTTGCCCGCAGTGCCTTCGAGCGCCTCTTCAACGGGCACCTCGACCCACAGAACCCCGATGCCGGTGAGATGCAGATTGCCAAGAAGCTGGAGGAGCGTCTGCCCAATGCCTTTAGCTCTATGACGCTTGATCCTTCTTGGGCGCAGGGCGGACAAATCGATAGCGGCAGCGTCTGGAACTGGCTCAACAGCGTGTTCGGCGGTCAGGCCCAGCAGGCTGCGGACAGCGCTGCGAAGCACCTGCAGAACTTTATTCCGGTGGGCCAGGGCCGCAACGTCAACGAATGGCGTGAAGAGTTTGAGGGCAACATGGCAGATCCTCGCAATGAGCAGGCCATCGCATCGGTTCTGAACAATGCCGCCTATGACATTGTTTACCGCTACGCCAATTTCTTCAGCGATGGTGTCCTCGCCACCGTGGAGTCGGAGCTGGCTGCGGTGGGTGTGCCCTATGTGCGCGAGATGCTCTCCAAGATCACGGATGTGCTCACCAACTCCGACCGCCTCCTGCCGCGCCTGTCTGAGTACTCCGGCTTCTACCAAAACACCCGCGTGCTGGCGAAGCCAGAAGGCGCGGATCCAATCCTCAGCCCGCTGACCGGCAAGGGCCAGATGACGGACCCGACTCCTACGGTTAACGCTCTGATGGGCCTGTACTTCAACCAGTTCTACAGCTACGCCCTCATGGCCATTGCTCACCTGCTTAAGGATGTCCTGCAGGACTACGCCGATGAGAACCTCTTCCACCTCAAGCGTGAGTTGGGGGATGCCCACGCGGTGCTGGAGAAGGCCGTGTCGAAGCGCCCGGAGACCAACAAGTTGGCTGACGTCCGCACCGACGAAGTCAACTCGTGGCCGACGGAGCTCGATGAGGTCGTGGAAACCCGTTTCAAGGGTGCCGAGAACGAGATTATGCTGACGGACGTCAATACCTTCATCTCGGATTACCGTGACCAGATGCTGCGTACCATCCAGGGCCAGCAGTCCACCTCAGATGTCACCAACTACGAGCAGGCTTATCCCTTTGCGGTGCGTGCGGTCATCCGCGGTGAATGGGAATCGCTCGATGCGGCCCAGGCACCGAATGACACCCTGGCCCCGCAGAAGCGCACCAACGATGCCTACTCCAACCGTGCTGGCTGGGTGTCCAAGTACCTCTCGCGCCATCCGCAAACCGGTGAATCCCGCGAATCCCAGCGTGCGCACTACCACGCCAAGATTCGCCCAACTGATCTTCTGGAGCGTTCGCGCCAGTGGATTAACCGCCGTGACTATGAGTTCCAAAAGTTCAACTCGGTGGATCTGCGCCGCTACCTCACTCTTACCCCGGACATCAACGAGGTCGAGCACGCAGAGCGCCAGCGCCGCTTTATCGAGGCTTTCCAGCTGGCCCTGAGCTATGCCCGCCCGTTGGCCGCTGTTAACGATGACATGGTGCAGCGCATTCACGGCAAGTCCGTGCAGTACACCTACTCCTTCTCCGATATCCCGTTTGCGGAGCTCGGCTCTGCAGAAACTGGCATTGCCTCCCAGCTGGAGTCGGTGCTCAGCCGCCCGGAGATTGACGGGCCTTCCACGGTGGCTCTGCGCAACTCGCTGAACATGTCGGACCATGTCCAGCACATCGAGATCTTCGGTTCCTACCCCAACTACTCGCCGATCGTCTTCTCTTCGATGTTCAATTACATCGCCAAAGACATCGAGAAGCAGGACAATTTCGACGGTTCCTGGTGGTCGGAACGCCGCACCCGCCCGCTGCCGGCAGCCCTGCCGCTGACGAAGACTGAGCGCCAGGCCATGGTGGCCGGCTGGATCATCGGACGCATTACAGGACGCGTTTACATCTCCAACGCCGATGCAGCCAACGCAGCGGCCCACATCTTCGATGACACGGACGGCGGCGTGAATGGCTGGGTTGATTTCCCAGATCCGCTGCTTATCTCGCCGCGCCGCATGATCAAGAAGTCCGACTGGATGCCTTCGGTTCTGGAGTCCATCTTCATCGCCTACGCCAAGGTGCAGGAAACCGGACACTATGGTTTTGCCTCTTCGCTCTACCCGTACCAGCTGTTGCGCGGGCTTTTCGACGACGGCCTAGACTTCGCCCACTCCGGTGCGTCCACGCACCCGGTGGTCCACCGCCTCGCGCAGTTCTTGGCATCCGGTGAAGCCCCGAACCGCGGTGTTATGGGGACCTCCATCCAGGACCGCTTTGAATCCTTCGTAGAGGAGCTGGATAAGTTCGCCCGCGGTGCGGATCACTTCGTGCCGGGCCACACCAACTCCCTGCCAGGGCAGGGGCGTAAGGAAAAGCCTTTTGCGGAGGTACGCTCCCGCGAGGTCGCCTCGCACACGCCGTACTACCGTGACCTGGCACTGGACGTCATCGAGGTGGTCCCGGTCATCCGCAACTACCTGAACCAGGCCAAGACGGTGGCGGAGAATCCCGTCGCCCAGCCTGCCCCGCAGGTGCGGAACTCCGATTCCGGCTTTGGCCAGGACATCGCGCCAGAATTCAACCTCAACGATCTGGATGACACCTTCTAA